The Cyclobacterium amurskyense genome contains the following window.
CTTGGTTAGGTGTTAGATTTCCTAAACTCTCGTGTGGTCTCATATCATTATAGATTTTGATAATTTTAATGATGTATTTTTTCGGGTTGATATTTGTTTCTCCTGCAATATCCTCCAGCCACTCTTCCTTTAGGATTCCATTTACTCTTTCCGCTATGGCATTTTCATGTGGTGAAGCGGGCTTCGTCATACTGATCCAAACTTTCTTCTTTTTCAATAGGTCGGTGTAATCATAACTGCAGTACTGTACCCCACGGTCCGAATGATGGACAAGGGAATAATGGTTAATGTTTTCTTGAGACTGGAAAGCCACCTTCAGGGCTTCAAGTGCTGATTCAGCCTTCAGATCCAGAGAAAGATTCCAGCCCACTATTTTCTGGGAATAAGCATCCGTAATAAGATACAGATACATGACTTGCCCATTTAGTAAAAGGTAGGTAATATCGGAAACCCATAACTGGTTGGGCCTGTAGACAACCATGTTTTCTACCAGGTTATGGTACTTCCTAAGCCAATGATGGCTTTGGGTAGTGAAAAACTTCCTTTTTCTTTTGGTTACTAATAACCCGTTCACTCGAAGCAAATCAAACAGTTTATCCCTGCCTATCTTGATTTTCATTCCTATTAGGTCTTTCTGAATCAGAGGGTTTATCTTTCTCAAC
Protein-coding sequences here:
- a CDS encoding IS3 family transposase; the encoded protein is MAQLCELFGKSRQGYYKALNYIYRGAFEEEVVLSLVLKIRKKAKTSRWGLRKINPLIQKDLIGMKIKIGRDKLFDLLRVNGLLVTKRKRKFFTTQSHHWLRKYHNLVENMVVYRPNQLWVSDITYLLLNGQVMYLYLITDAYSQKIVGWNLSLDLKAESALEALKVAFQSQENINHYSLVHHSDRGVQYCSYDYTDLLKKKKVWISMTKPASPHENAIAERVNGILKEEWLEDIAGETNINPKKYIIKIIKIYNDMRPHESLGNLTPNQVHDEGFTRHDTERVIGKKYNWKKKTEPVKARSENSNAIGPNDYSLASCSSAELASALSWYCKLNETS